From Melanotaenia boesemani isolate fMelBoe1 chromosome 12, fMelBoe1.pri, whole genome shotgun sequence, a single genomic window includes:
- the crfb1 gene encoding cytokine receptor family member b1 isoform X1, with amino-acid sequence MRCFLLLYEGLFISSVFALLPAPDKLSVKSVNFHHVLHWEPGPGTPPGTTYWITRLERKRENSSLQSTNQTSFKLKLNNTKKIYKFAVWASYNKSRSPQSKTITFIPFRDTTIGPPELSVTGCGTCLQINITLPKADSRSGIHDLQKFYDAAFKILWRKENERKSEARAVQEDNARNSSSSDCERVVQGTGDITFIRRQTEDCVMELDTLNQSFTLSSLEKGVSYCVQVHTKIRTNKNTEPSGWHCNFTSPEEPRTGPVVLGIVSAQCILVVVLMMAMSCMCYTGFICELKVTRPRALRTVLLKSSIMTPDRTVSNQISINSETSTQRNYNNSTASPPATMDGNDEKNYYEEEEDERHLYLDRAAEPSSYESSLQHSGDVCGSRTLAGPENHGGSAESLSAETEFDQDHDKVEGAEIINNFDQIGVLGRVRGGEEEEEEEEEMKEEKDTQDISDNVNLFSVFVASLAGGCEDQEEDTEESLTDFLKVSSLENLSQKVSETESEDETSQLLRDGPGGEVGSGYEQVHAV; translated from the exons TGTTTGCTCTCCTCCCTGCACCTGACAAGCTTTCAGTAAAGTCTGTCAACTTCCACCATGTGCTGCACTGGGAACCTGGACCTGGCACTCCCCCAGGAACAACGTACTGGATCACCAG gttGGAGAGGAAAAGGGAGAATTCATCACTTCAATCAACTAACCAAACATCATTTAAGTTGAAGCtgaacaacacaaagaaaatttatAAATTCGCTGTTTGGGCATCCTACAACAAATCCCGGTCTCCGCAGTCCAAAACAATCACCTTTATCCCTTTCAGAGACA CCACAATAGGTCCTCCAGAGCTGTCAGTGACTGGATGTGGGACATGTCTTCAGATCAACATTACACTGCCAAAAGCTGACAGCCGGTCAGGGATTCATGACCTACAGAAATTCTATGATGCCGCCTTCAAAATTCTGTGGAGGAAAGAAAACGAAAGAAAAAGCGAG GCACGGGCAGTCCAAGAAGACAATGCCAGGAATTCATCgagctcagattgtgaaagagtggttcagggaacaggagacataaCTTTCATACGGAGACAGACGGAGGATTGTGTGATG GAGTTGGACACGCTTAACCAGAGTTTCACTTTAAGCAGCTTAGAAAAGGGTGTATCGTACTGCGTACAGGTGCACACAAAGATTCGGACgaacaaaaacactgaaccaTCTGGTTGGCACTGCAACTTCACCAGCCCTGAGGAGCCAAGAACAG GCCCTGTTGTTTTAGGTATTGTTTCTGCTCAGTGTATCCTTGTTGTCGTCCTGATGATGGCTATGTCTTGCATGTGCTACACCGGATTCATTTGCGAACTGAAAGTAACCAGGCCAAGAGCTCTAAgg ACAGTGCTATTGAAGAGCTCCATCATGACTCCAGACAGGACCGTCTCAAACCAGATCTCCATTAACTCAGAAACCAGCACACAGAGGAATTATAACAACTCCACAGCATCACCTCCTGCCACCATGGACGGTAACGATGAGAAGAACTAttatgaagaggaggaagatgagagaCATCTATATTTAGACAGAGCTGCAGAACCTTCTTCGTATGAAAGTTCCCTGCAGCATTCTGGTGATGTGTGTGGCAGCAGGACGTTGGCTGGACCCGAGAATCATGGGGGTTCAGCAGAGAGTCTGTCAGCAGAGACAGAATTTGATCAAGACCATGACAAAGTTGAAGGAGCAGAAATCATAAACAATTTTGATCAAATTGGAGTCCTGGGACGAGTCAGAGgtggggaggaagaggaggaggaggaggaggaaatgaaAGAAGAGAAGGACACGCAGGACATCTCAGATAATGTAAATCTATTCTCAGTCTTCGTTGCTTCGCTGGCTGGAGGCTGTGAAGATCAGGAGGAGGATACAGAAGAATCTCTTACAGACTTTTTGAAAGTTTCCAGTCTGGAGAATTTGAGTCAGAAAGTCTCAGAAACCGAATCAGAAGACGAGACATCTCAGCTGTTGAGAGATGGTCCAGGGGGAGAGGTGGGCTCTGGTTATGAGCAGGTGCACGCAGTGTGA
- the crfb1 gene encoding cytokine receptor family member b1 isoform X2 translates to MRCFLLLYEGLFISSVFALLPAPDKLSVKSVNFHHVLHWEPGPGTPPGTTYWITRLERKRENSSLQSTNQTSFKLKLNNTKKIYKFAVWASYNKSRSPQSKTITFIPFRDTTIGPPELSVTGCGTCLQINITLPKADSRSGIHDLQKFYDAAFKILWRKENERKSEELDTLNQSFTLSSLEKGVSYCVQVHTKIRTNKNTEPSGWHCNFTSPEEPRTGPVVLGIVSAQCILVVVLMMAMSCMCYTGFICELKVTRPRALRTVLLKSSIMTPDRTVSNQISINSETSTQRNYNNSTASPPATMDGNDEKNYYEEEEDERHLYLDRAAEPSSYESSLQHSGDVCGSRTLAGPENHGGSAESLSAETEFDQDHDKVEGAEIINNFDQIGVLGRVRGGEEEEEEEEEMKEEKDTQDISDNVNLFSVFVASLAGGCEDQEEDTEESLTDFLKVSSLENLSQKVSETESEDETSQLLRDGPGGEVGSGYEQVHAV, encoded by the exons TGTTTGCTCTCCTCCCTGCACCTGACAAGCTTTCAGTAAAGTCTGTCAACTTCCACCATGTGCTGCACTGGGAACCTGGACCTGGCACTCCCCCAGGAACAACGTACTGGATCACCAG gttGGAGAGGAAAAGGGAGAATTCATCACTTCAATCAACTAACCAAACATCATTTAAGTTGAAGCtgaacaacacaaagaaaatttatAAATTCGCTGTTTGGGCATCCTACAACAAATCCCGGTCTCCGCAGTCCAAAACAATCACCTTTATCCCTTTCAGAGACA CCACAATAGGTCCTCCAGAGCTGTCAGTGACTGGATGTGGGACATGTCTTCAGATCAACATTACACTGCCAAAAGCTGACAGCCGGTCAGGGATTCATGACCTACAGAAATTCTATGATGCCGCCTTCAAAATTCTGTGGAGGAAAGAAAACGAAAGAAAAAGCGAG GAGTTGGACACGCTTAACCAGAGTTTCACTTTAAGCAGCTTAGAAAAGGGTGTATCGTACTGCGTACAGGTGCACACAAAGATTCGGACgaacaaaaacactgaaccaTCTGGTTGGCACTGCAACTTCACCAGCCCTGAGGAGCCAAGAACAG GCCCTGTTGTTTTAGGTATTGTTTCTGCTCAGTGTATCCTTGTTGTCGTCCTGATGATGGCTATGTCTTGCATGTGCTACACCGGATTCATTTGCGAACTGAAAGTAACCAGGCCAAGAGCTCTAAgg ACAGTGCTATTGAAGAGCTCCATCATGACTCCAGACAGGACCGTCTCAAACCAGATCTCCATTAACTCAGAAACCAGCACACAGAGGAATTATAACAACTCCACAGCATCACCTCCTGCCACCATGGACGGTAACGATGAGAAGAACTAttatgaagaggaggaagatgagagaCATCTATATTTAGACAGAGCTGCAGAACCTTCTTCGTATGAAAGTTCCCTGCAGCATTCTGGTGATGTGTGTGGCAGCAGGACGTTGGCTGGACCCGAGAATCATGGGGGTTCAGCAGAGAGTCTGTCAGCAGAGACAGAATTTGATCAAGACCATGACAAAGTTGAAGGAGCAGAAATCATAAACAATTTTGATCAAATTGGAGTCCTGGGACGAGTCAGAGgtggggaggaagaggaggaggaggaggaggaaatgaaAGAAGAGAAGGACACGCAGGACATCTCAGATAATGTAAATCTATTCTCAGTCTTCGTTGCTTCGCTGGCTGGAGGCTGTGAAGATCAGGAGGAGGATACAGAAGAATCTCTTACAGACTTTTTGAAAGTTTCCAGTCTGGAGAATTTGAGTCAGAAAGTCTCAGAAACCGAATCAGAAGACGAGACATCTCAGCTGTTGAGAGATGGTCCAGGGGGAGAGGTGGGCTCTGGTTATGAGCAGGTGCACGCAGTGTGA